The Sandaracinaceae bacterium genome contains a region encoding:
- a CDS encoding sigma-70 family RNA polymerase sigma factor — protein MFFSLLLTHLQPSSRAARGDKAGVRDERAGLDLDALYRAHFNTLFRTARALGVSEAQLDDVVQEVFIVALRKHQAFEGRSSPKTWLTGILVNLVRNRRRLVKRPTDHQVEALVEPAADPELTVARGQARDRVLAVLAALPDEQREVWALTELEAMTAAEIAEALDISPNTVSSRLRLARQTIARRLAALRSEGVSP, from the coding sequence ATGTTCTTCAGCCTGCTGCTCACCCACCTCCAGCCCAGCTCTCGCGCCGCGCGCGGCGACAAGGCGGGGGTGCGCGACGAGCGCGCGGGGCTGGACCTGGACGCGCTCTACCGGGCGCACTTCAACACCTTGTTCCGCACGGCGCGCGCGCTGGGCGTGAGCGAGGCGCAGCTGGACGACGTGGTGCAGGAGGTGTTCATCGTCGCCCTGCGCAAGCACCAGGCCTTCGAGGGGCGCTCCAGCCCCAAGACCTGGCTGACGGGCATCCTCGTGAACCTGGTGCGCAACCGGCGCAGGCTGGTGAAGCGGCCCACGGACCACCAGGTGGAGGCGCTGGTGGAGCCTGCCGCCGACCCCGAGCTGACCGTCGCGCGTGGGCAGGCGCGTGACCGGGTGCTGGCCGTGCTCGCCGCGCTGCCCGACGAGCAGCGCGAGGTGTGGGCCCTGACCGAGCTCGAGGCCATGACCGCCGCCGAGATCGCGGAGGCCTTGGACATCAGCCCCAACACGGTCTCGTCGCGCCTGCGCCTGGCGCGGCAGACCATCGCGCGGCGGCTCGCGGCCCTGCGCAGCGAGGGGGTGAGCCCATGA
- a CDS encoding DUF2236 domain-containing protein, with product MHDARSLFPGGSAGLLQLMYPPLGAAVAAQSDFFADPFGRVYRSIPQIWATVLTPDGASRARRVRDVHRGIEGQDERGRGFRALDPETFWWAHATFTWEMFEARRLFYREGLRGLDHDALYAETVAWYGRYGMSMRPVPPTYDAFTAKFDRVCRETLELTPAAQRVLDMALAGEWRPPLIHANFKDPLTRSAGRAVVIGCLPVSVRERFGVPFTRADRRQFERTCRVIAGTFELVPPRLHHVTLRTGLRVIGGLTRHERYEPPAR from the coding sequence ATGCACGACGCGCGCTCCCTGTTCCCGGGCGGTAGCGCTGGGCTGCTGCAGCTGATGTACCCGCCGCTGGGGGCCGCGGTGGCCGCGCAGTCGGACTTCTTCGCCGACCCGTTCGGGCGTGTCTACCGCTCCATCCCGCAGATCTGGGCTACCGTGCTCACCCCCGACGGCGCCTCCCGCGCGCGCCGGGTGCGTGACGTGCACCGCGGCATCGAGGGGCAGGACGAGCGCGGGCGCGGCTTCCGCGCGCTGGACCCAGAGACCTTCTGGTGGGCGCACGCCACGTTCACGTGGGAGATGTTCGAGGCGCGGCGCCTGTTCTACCGTGAGGGGCTGCGCGGGCTGGACCACGACGCGCTCTACGCCGAGACCGTGGCCTGGTACGGCCGCTACGGGATGAGCATGCGCCCCGTGCCGCCCACCTACGACGCGTTCACCGCGAAGTTCGACCGCGTCTGCCGAGAGACCCTCGAGCTGACCCCGGCCGCGCAGCGCGTGCTGGACATGGCGCTGGCCGGGGAGTGGCGCCCGCCTTTGATCCACGCGAACTTCAAGGACCCGCTGACGCGCAGCGCGGGCCGCGCCGTGGTCATCGGCTGCCTGCCCGTGAGCGTGCGCGAGCGCTTCGGGGTGCCGTTCACGCGCGCGGACAGGCGGCAGTTCGAGCGCACCTGCCGCGTCATCGCCGGCACCTTCGAGCTGGTGCCACCGCGGCTGCACCACGTGACGCTGCGCACGGGGCTGCGTGTGATCGGAGGCCTGACGCGCCACGAGCGCTACGAGCCGCCCGCGCGCTGA
- a CDS encoding metal-dependent hydrolase has product MTTDTLRAVPTPTHARPEIKVRRMDLDFPDEMPEFWFDENPFLTALLSAMSVSFPAGERYFIASVRHFLPQIEDPTLRAEIRAFTGQEANHTKEHLAFNEMLERRGYPAKAMEAWVERRTKRLQKVSSPEANLARTAALEHFTAILAGAFIENPEVLATMSPEAATMWCWHAIEEIEHRAVAFDVYKQVVDDEALRLRTMRHVTVVFILVNLVRTAMLLRTSGHLTNVRAIAKGLDVLWARPGLLRRLLPQYLAYYRADFHPSQHDNSAQVEAAKARFLGALA; this is encoded by the coding sequence ATGACCACCGACACGCTGCGCGCCGTCCCCACGCCCACCCACGCTCGCCCCGAGATCAAGGTCCGCCGCATGGACCTCGACTTCCCGGACGAGATGCCCGAGTTCTGGTTCGACGAGAACCCGTTCCTGACCGCGCTGCTCTCGGCCATGTCGGTCTCGTTCCCGGCGGGTGAGCGCTACTTCATCGCCAGCGTGCGGCACTTCCTCCCGCAAATCGAAGACCCGACGCTGCGAGCCGAGATCCGCGCCTTCACGGGCCAGGAGGCGAACCACACCAAGGAGCACCTGGCGTTCAACGAGATGCTGGAGCGACGAGGCTACCCGGCCAAGGCGATGGAGGCGTGGGTGGAGCGCCGCACCAAGCGTCTGCAGAAGGTGTCGTCGCCGGAGGCGAACCTGGCGCGCACGGCCGCGCTCGAGCACTTCACGGCCATCCTCGCGGGCGCCTTCATCGAGAACCCCGAGGTGCTCGCCACCATGAGCCCCGAGGCCGCCACCATGTGGTGCTGGCACGCGATCGAGGAGATCGAGCACCGCGCGGTCGCGTTCGACGTGTACAAGCAGGTGGTCGACGACGAGGCGCTGAGGCTCAGGACGATGCGCCACGTGACGGTGGTGTTCATCCTCGTGAACCTGGTGCGTACCGCGATGCTGCTGCGCACCTCGGGCCACCTCACGAACGTGCGCGCCATCGCCAAGGGGCTCGACGTGCTGTGGGCGCGGCCCGGGCTGCTGCGTCGGCTGCTCCCGCAGTACCTGGCGTACTACCGCGCCGACTTCCATCCGTCGCAGCACGACAACAGCGCGCAGGTGGAAGCCGCCAAGGCGCGCTTCCTGGGCGCGCTGGCCTGA
- a CDS encoding AraC family transcriptional regulator ligand-binding domain-containing protein, with protein sequence MSAKGGDDWARWFVPGVYTMTLLEIAADRGHRAADLLARAGLAMQPREILESGVTLEEQRRLVAVVREVVDDPALGVEFGWRLPPTALGSVGYAILSSASGRDALDIVRRFWPLVGRALAISIHEDDDTTFAELVASIPMSEDQRRMTTEVALVTLTRGVLALVPEAEGQTEVWFDYAEPRHAARVRERLGLVRYDMPSTCFRAPTALLDRPLAMSNPAGLRAAVTWCEREAEERGLTEQRTAIRVQAELRLGREGYPSLDDVAKRLRTSPRTLRRQLEREGTRFSTLLEDARRRDALRLLDNPALSAARVAAMLGYEDPANFTRAFRRWTGRTPTRYRQERSADR encoded by the coding sequence ATGAGCGCGAAAGGCGGCGACGACTGGGCGCGGTGGTTCGTGCCGGGCGTCTACACGATGACGCTGCTGGAGATCGCGGCGGACCGCGGTCATCGCGCGGCGGACCTCTTGGCGCGCGCCGGGCTCGCCATGCAGCCGCGCGAGATCCTGGAGTCCGGTGTCACGCTCGAGGAGCAGCGTCGGCTGGTGGCCGTGGTGCGGGAGGTCGTCGACGACCCCGCGCTCGGCGTGGAGTTTGGCTGGCGTTTGCCGCCCACCGCGCTGGGGAGCGTCGGCTACGCCATCCTGTCCAGCGCCAGCGGGCGCGACGCGCTCGACATCGTGCGCCGCTTCTGGCCACTGGTGGGGCGCGCGCTGGCCATCTCCATCCACGAGGACGACGACACCACGTTCGCGGAGCTCGTCGCGAGCATCCCCATGAGCGAGGACCAGCGGCGCATGACCACCGAGGTGGCGCTGGTGACGCTCACGCGCGGCGTGCTCGCGCTGGTGCCCGAGGCCGAGGGCCAGACCGAGGTCTGGTTCGACTACGCGGAGCCCCGCCACGCGGCCCGCGTCCGCGAGCGGCTCGGCCTGGTGCGCTACGACATGCCCAGCACCTGCTTCCGCGCGCCCACGGCCCTGCTGGACCGGCCGCTCGCCATGTCGAACCCGGCGGGCCTGCGCGCCGCCGTTACGTGGTGCGAGCGCGAAGCCGAGGAGCGCGGCCTCACCGAGCAGCGCACCGCCATCCGCGTGCAGGCCGAGCTGCGCCTCGGGCGCGAGGGCTACCCGTCTCTGGACGACGTGGCCAAGCGCCTGCGCACCAGCCCGCGCACGCTGCGCCGCCAGCTGGAGCGCGAGGGCACGCGCTTCTCCACGCTGCTCGAAGACGCCCGCCGCCGCGACGCGCTGCGCCTGCTGGACAACCCCGCGCTGTCCGCCGCGCGCGTGGCGGCGATGCTGGGCTACGAAGACCCCGCGAACTTCACGCGCGCGTTCCGGCGCTGGACGGGGCGGACGCCCACACGCTACCGGCAGGAGCGCAGCGCCGACCGCTGA
- a CDS encoding sigma-54-dependent Fis family transcriptional regulator: MRQSLTMPSQVLVLDAAPPTLEALVEALLRVGDGELSVRYHPGTTFEDEDLRGIDMVLFDAATGDGALPGLELLRAVRERDARLPVVVTAASGSVAIAAELIAAGATDLLVRGAHLDERVATLVTKMRPLVRTLLENRALKTEREQRFAIVGASEPVRQMVTRIAKVAPVPRPVLVLGERGTGKELVAKALHDASSRPGPFVAVNCACFSDELLEAELFGHERGSFTGAHKASVGKFELAHHGTLFLDEIGHMSLPFQRKILRTVEYGTFLRVGGQAERRVDVRVVAATNADLRARIREGTFLPDLYDRLAFEVIDVPPLRQRPGDVELLAAHFFERFMREVPAFHGKVLTEDALEVLRHHDFPGNVRELRTIIERAVYRDTTDALTAEDIGDLGARSTRPTSTFRVRVEELERRMVHEAMAGAGGNGAEAARTLGLAYHQLRYYLRKYPWP, translated from the coding sequence ATGAGACAAAGTCTCACCATGCCCAGCCAGGTGCTCGTGTTGGACGCCGCTCCCCCGACGCTCGAGGCGCTGGTCGAGGCGCTGCTGCGGGTCGGCGACGGCGAGCTGAGCGTGCGCTACCACCCAGGAACCACGTTCGAGGACGAGGACCTGCGCGGCATCGACATGGTGCTGTTCGACGCGGCGACGGGAGACGGGGCGCTGCCGGGCCTCGAGCTGCTGCGCGCCGTGCGGGAGCGTGACGCGCGCCTCCCGGTGGTCGTGACGGCCGCGTCGGGCTCCGTCGCGATCGCCGCCGAGCTGATCGCCGCGGGGGCGACCGACCTGCTGGTGCGCGGGGCCCACCTCGACGAGCGCGTCGCGACCCTGGTGACCAAGATGCGGCCGCTGGTGCGCACGCTGCTCGAGAACCGCGCGCTGAAGACGGAGCGCGAGCAGCGCTTCGCGATCGTGGGGGCGTCCGAGCCCGTGCGGCAGATGGTCACGCGCATCGCGAAGGTGGCGCCGGTGCCGCGCCCCGTGCTGGTGCTGGGCGAGCGGGGCACCGGCAAGGAGCTGGTCGCCAAGGCGCTGCACGACGCGTCGAGTCGGCCGGGGCCCTTCGTGGCGGTGAACTGCGCCTGCTTCAGCGACGAGCTGCTCGAAGCCGAGCTGTTCGGGCACGAGCGCGGCTCCTTCACGGGCGCGCACAAGGCGAGCGTCGGCAAGTTCGAGCTGGCGCACCACGGCACTCTCTTCCTGGACGAGATCGGGCACATGTCGCTGCCCTTCCAGCGCAAGATCCTGCGCACGGTGGAGTACGGGACCTTCCTGCGTGTGGGTGGGCAGGCCGAGAGGCGCGTGGACGTGCGCGTGGTCGCGGCCACCAACGCCGACCTGCGCGCGCGCATTCGCGAGGGCACGTTCCTCCCCGACCTCTACGACCGCCTGGCGTTCGAGGTGATCGACGTCCCGCCGCTGCGCCAGCGGCCGGGCGACGTGGAGCTGCTGGCGGCGCACTTCTTCGAGCGCTTCATGCGCGAAGTACCCGCGTTCCACGGCAAGGTGCTCACGGAGGACGCGCTCGAGGTGCTGCGGCACCACGACTTCCCCGGGAACGTGCGCGAGCTGCGCACCATCATCGAGCGGGCGGTGTACCGCGACACGACCGACGCGCTGACGGCCGAGGACATCGGCGACCTGGGCGCCCGGAGCACGCGCCCGACGAGCACCTTCCGGGTGCGGGTCGAGGAGCTGGAGCGACGCATGGTGCACGAGGCGATGGCCGGAGCGGGAGGCAACGGCGCGGAGGCCGCGCGCACGCTCGGCCTGGCGTACCACCAGCTGCGCTACTACCTGCGCAAGTACCCCTGGCCTTGA